A region from the Mycobacterium heidelbergense genome encodes:
- a CDS encoding CCA tRNA nucleotidyltransferase, producing the protein MPEATDDVELLTAAAVALNARAPLLRELGSMFDAAGHQLYLVGGSVRDAVLGRSWPDLDFATDARPERVQQIVQRWVDNVWETGIEFGTVGIGKGEERFEITTFRTDRYDQVSRNPEVRFGDRLDDDLVRRDFTVNAMAVRITPAGAAEFLDPLGGLAALRARVLDTPAAPSVSFGDDPLRMLRAARFVSQLGVTVAPRVRAAIEEMAPQLARISAERVAAELDKMLLGDDPVAGIDLLVETGMGEVVLPEVGGMRMAIDEHHQHKDVYQHSLTVLRQAIALEDGGPDLVLRWAALLHDIGKPTTRRHEPDGGVSFHHHEVVGAKMVRKRLRALKYSKQMIDDISQLVYLHLRFHGYGDGKWTDSAVRRYVTDAGPLLPRLHKLVRADCTTRNKRRAARLQANYDRLEARIAELAAQEDLARVRPDLDGNQIMELLGIPAGPQVGEAWRYLKELRMDRGPLTTEEATAELLRWWRSRGNP; encoded by the coding sequence GTGCCGGAAGCCACCGACGATGTGGAACTGCTGACCGCGGCCGCGGTCGCCCTGAATGCGCGTGCCCCGCTGTTGCGTGAGCTGGGCTCGATGTTCGACGCCGCGGGCCACCAGCTGTACCTGGTCGGCGGTTCGGTGCGGGACGCGGTCCTGGGTCGGTCGTGGCCCGACCTGGACTTCGCCACCGACGCCCGCCCCGAGCGGGTGCAACAGATCGTGCAGCGGTGGGTCGACAACGTCTGGGAGACCGGCATCGAATTCGGCACGGTCGGCATCGGTAAGGGTGAGGAACGCTTCGAGATCACCACCTTCCGCACCGACCGCTACGACCAGGTGTCGCGCAATCCCGAGGTGCGTTTCGGCGATCGGCTCGACGACGACTTGGTGCGGCGCGACTTCACGGTGAACGCGATGGCGGTGCGCATCACGCCGGCCGGCGCGGCCGAATTCCTCGACCCGCTAGGCGGTTTGGCGGCGCTGCGCGCCCGAGTGCTGGACACCCCCGCGGCGCCGTCGGTGTCCTTCGGCGACGACCCGTTGCGGATGCTGCGTGCCGCGCGGTTCGTGTCGCAGCTCGGCGTTACCGTTGCGCCGCGGGTGCGGGCGGCGATCGAGGAGATGGCCCCGCAGCTGGCCCGGATCAGCGCCGAACGGGTGGCCGCCGAGCTGGACAAGATGTTGCTCGGCGACGACCCGGTGGCCGGCATCGACCTGCTGGTGGAGACGGGGATGGGTGAGGTGGTGCTACCGGAGGTCGGTGGCATGCGGATGGCCATCGACGAACACCACCAGCACAAGGACGTCTACCAGCATTCGCTGACCGTGCTGAGGCAGGCCATCGCGCTGGAGGACGGCGGGCCCGATCTGGTGCTGCGCTGGGCCGCGCTGCTGCATGACATCGGCAAGCCGACCACCCGGCGACACGAGCCGGACGGCGGCGTGAGCTTTCACCACCACGAGGTGGTCGGCGCGAAGATGGTCCGAAAGCGGCTGCGGGCGCTGAAGTATTCCAAGCAGATGATCGATGACATCTCGCAGCTGGTGTATCTGCATCTGCGGTTCCACGGCTACGGCGATGGCAAGTGGACGGATTCCGCGGTGCGCCGCTACGTCACCGACGCCGGGCCGCTGCTGCCTCGGCTGCACAAGCTGGTGCGCGCCGACTGCACCACCCGCAACAAGCGCCGGGCCGCCCGGCTGCAAGCCAACTACGACCGGCTCGAGGCGCGGATCGCCGAACTGGCCGCCCAAGAGGATCTGGCGCGCGTGCGCCCCGATTTGGACGGCAACCAGATCATGGAGCTGCTCGGCATCCCGGCCGGCCCGCAAGTCGGCGAGGCGTGGCGCTACCTGAAAGAGCTGCGGATGGACCGCGGGCCCTTGACCACCGAGGAGGCGACCGCCGAGCTGCTGCGCTGGTGGCGCTCGCGCGGGAACCCGTAG
- a CDS encoding pullulanase has product MDYCLAGDHGAAAIWHGQPDLDLDGDGRPDAIGLDLDGDGMRDDALADFDGDGIADHAMLDVDNDGTPEASFIDDGSGTWGVAVDRGGQLRWFGLDGVEHTGGPLVDFDGHGHADDRLIDTDGDGVADRVLCADENGVTGYVDTDGDGKWNVRLTDTNGDGLADGATNL; this is encoded by the coding sequence ATGGATTATTGCCTTGCTGGGGACCACGGTGCAGCCGCCATCTGGCACGGTCAGCCCGACCTCGACCTCGACGGTGACGGGCGGCCCGACGCGATCGGACTGGATCTCGACGGCGATGGGATGCGCGACGACGCGCTGGCGGATTTCGACGGCGACGGGATCGCCGATCACGCCATGCTCGACGTTGACAATGACGGCACCCCGGAGGCCTCGTTCATCGATGACGGCTCGGGGACGTGGGGAGTGGCTGTCGACCGGGGTGGGCAACTGCGCTGGTTCGGGCTCGACGGGGTCGAGCACACCGGCGGCCCACTGGTCGATTTCGACGGGCACGGCCACGCCGACGACCGACTGATTGATACCGACGGCGACGGGGTGGCCGACCGGGTGCTGTGTGCCGACGAGAACGGCGTGACCGGATACGTCGACACCGACGGCGACGGCAAGTGGAACGTCAGGCTGACCGACACCAACGGCGACGGTTTGGCCGATGGGGCCACCAATCTATGA
- the sigM gene encoding RNA polymerase sigma factor SigM: protein MGFGGKVQHERSDAELLAAHVAGDRRAFGELFHRHQRQLHHLARLTTRTPEDAEDALQDAMLSAHRGAGSFRHDAAVGSWLHRIVVNACLDRLRRTKSHPTVPLDDVYPVADRTTQVETAILVHRALMRLPVEQRAAVVAVDMQGYSIADTAALLGVAEGTVKSRCSRARVRLAELLGYLNAGAHATPDRP from the coding sequence GTGGGTTTCGGGGGAAAAGTCCAGCACGAACGCAGCGACGCCGAACTGCTGGCCGCCCACGTCGCCGGTGACCGCCGCGCGTTCGGCGAGTTGTTCCACCGCCACCAACGGCAGCTGCACCACCTTGCCCGGCTCACCACCCGCACCCCCGAGGACGCGGAAGACGCGCTGCAGGACGCGATGCTCTCGGCCCACCGTGGCGCGGGCTCGTTTCGGCATGACGCCGCGGTCGGCAGCTGGCTGCATCGCATCGTGGTCAACGCCTGCCTGGATCGGCTGCGGCGCACCAAGTCCCACCCAACCGTCCCGCTCGATGATGTCTACCCGGTAGCCGATCGCACGACGCAGGTGGAGACGGCGATCCTGGTCCACCGGGCCTTGATGCGGCTTCCCGTCGAGCAACGGGCGGCAGTGGTGGCCGTCGACATGCAGGGCTATTCGATCGCCGACACCGCCGCGCTGCTGGGCGTCGCCGAGGGCACGGTCAAGAGCCGATGTTCCCGCGCCCGGGTTCGCCTCGCCGAGCTCCTCGGCTATCTCAACGCCGGCGCCCACGCCACACCCGACCGCCCCTGA
- a CDS encoding murein biosynthesis integral membrane protein MurJ, translating to MNPAYRRPQPRRVPPSARPVGRGGPGSPPTGPLPPVPELARRRPELSDAALVSRSWAMAFATLVSRITGFARIVVLAAILGAALSSAFSVANQLPNLVAALVLEATFTAIFVPVLARAEQGDADGGAAFVRRLVTLTTALLLVATALSVLAAPLLVRLMLGRAPQVNEPLTTAFAYLLLPQVLAYGLTSVFMAILNTRNVFGPTAWAPVVNNVVALATLAAYLAVPGELSVDPVRMGNPKLLVLAIGTTLGVYAQTAVLLVALRRQHVSLRPLWGIDQRLKRFGAMAAAMVLYVLISQLGLIVGNQIASTAAASGPAIYNYTWLVLMLPFGMIGVTVLTVVMPRLSRNAAADDTRAVLADLSLATRLTLITLIPIVAFMTVGGPAIGSALFAYGHFGDVDAGYLGAAIALSAFTLIPYGLVLLQLRVFYAREQPWTPIVIILVITAVKIAGSVLAPHLTGDPKLVAGFLGLANGIGFLAGAIVGYHLLRRTLLPKGGPGGLEGHLIGVGEVRTILVTTVASMLAGLVAHVADRLLGLARLTAHGGPGSLLRLLVLALIMLPIMAAVMVRAQVPEARAALDAVRGRISGRDGGPRASVASRKPTAPDGSSRQGRVTYPEQRNSSPPGVNAVQEPIRRRPPERVASARGAKGPEVTERPLESASSAGSGLGSGADLPRPVADDFQPDIPPEPEAAGPRPSDRLNGDLPPESARGPIPFDAPRERGGESAASAEDVHLVPGARIAGGRYRLLVFHGGAPPLQFWQALDTKLDRQVALTFVDPDGALPHEVLQDILSRTLRLSRIDKPGIARVLDVVHTGSGGLVVSEWIRGGSLQEVADTAPSPVGAVRAMQSLAAAADAAHRAGVALSIDHPSRVRVSIEGDVVLAYPATMPDANPQGDIRGIGASLYALLVNRWPLPESGVRSGLAPAERDSTGNPVEPMAVDRGIPFQISAVAVRAVQEDGGIRSASTLLNLLQQATAVADRTEILGPIDDSPALPTARVSTGREYATFARRRRNVLIGVGAALAVIVVALLVLASVVSKIFGNVGGGLNRDELGLNGPSSSTATPTPSSAAAGNVVKPTKATVFSPDGDADNPGQAAQTIDGDPTTSWSTEIYTDAVPFPGFKQGEGLMLQLPNPTVVGQVSLDVSSTGTKVEIRSSSTPSPSKLEDTTVLVPAFALKPGRNVIPVRAGAPTSNLLVWISTLGTTNGKSQASISEITVQAAS from the coding sequence ATGAACCCCGCTTACCGGCGGCCGCAGCCGCGGCGCGTGCCGCCGTCGGCACGCCCGGTGGGCCGCGGCGGTCCGGGCTCGCCGCCCACCGGTCCCCTGCCCCCGGTGCCGGAGCTGGCCCGCCGGCGACCGGAGCTGTCCGACGCCGCGCTGGTCTCCCGGTCGTGGGCGATGGCGTTCGCGACGCTGGTCAGCCGCATCACCGGCTTCGCTCGGATCGTCGTGCTGGCCGCCATCCTGGGCGCGGCGCTGTCCAGCGCGTTCTCGGTGGCCAACCAGCTGCCGAATCTCGTTGCGGCGCTTGTGCTGGAGGCGACGTTCACCGCGATCTTCGTGCCGGTCCTGGCCCGCGCCGAGCAAGGCGACGCCGACGGTGGCGCGGCGTTCGTGCGGCGCCTGGTCACGTTGACGACCGCGCTGCTGCTGGTCGCCACGGCGCTGTCGGTGCTGGCCGCGCCGCTGCTGGTGCGGCTGATGCTGGGCCGCGCCCCGCAGGTCAACGAGCCGCTGACGACCGCCTTCGCCTACCTGCTGCTGCCGCAGGTGCTCGCCTACGGGCTGACGTCGGTGTTCATGGCGATCCTGAACACCCGCAACGTCTTCGGGCCCACGGCGTGGGCGCCGGTCGTCAACAACGTCGTCGCGCTGGCAACCCTGGCGGCGTATCTGGCTGTCCCGGGCGAGCTTTCGGTCGATCCCGTCCGGATGGGCAACCCCAAGCTGCTGGTCCTCGCCATCGGCACCACGTTGGGCGTATATGCCCAGACCGCGGTGCTGCTGGTCGCGCTCCGGCGCCAGCACGTCAGCCTGCGCCCGCTGTGGGGAATCGACCAGCGCCTCAAGCGCTTTGGCGCGATGGCCGCCGCGATGGTGCTCTACGTGCTGATCAGCCAGCTCGGCCTGATCGTCGGCAACCAGATCGCCAGCACGGCGGCCGCTTCGGGCCCGGCCATCTACAACTACACCTGGCTGGTTCTGATGTTGCCGTTCGGCATGATCGGCGTGACCGTGCTGACCGTGGTGATGCCGCGGCTGAGCCGCAACGCCGCCGCCGACGACACTCGCGCCGTGCTCGCCGACCTGTCGCTGGCCACCCGCCTCACGCTGATCACGCTGATCCCCATCGTGGCGTTCATGACCGTCGGCGGTCCGGCGATCGGCAGCGCGCTGTTCGCCTACGGCCATTTCGGGGACGTCGACGCCGGCTACCTGGGCGCCGCGATCGCGTTGTCCGCGTTCACGTTGATCCCCTACGGGCTGGTGCTGCTGCAGCTGCGCGTGTTCTACGCGCGGGAGCAGCCGTGGACGCCGATCGTGATCATCCTCGTCATCACGGCCGTCAAGATCGCCGGCTCGGTGCTGGCGCCCCACCTCACCGGCGACCCCAAGCTGGTGGCCGGCTTTCTCGGGCTCGCCAACGGCATCGGGTTTCTGGCCGGCGCGATCGTCGGTTACCACCTGCTGCGGCGCACCCTCCTGCCCAAGGGGGGCCCGGGGGGCCTGGAGGGTCACCTAATTGGCGTCGGCGAGGTGCGGACGATCCTGGTGACAACCGTCGCGTCGATGCTGGCCGGCCTGGTGGCCCACGTGGCCGATCGGCTGCTGGGGCTGGCCCGGCTGACGGCGCACGGGGGCCCGGGTTCGCTGCTGCGCCTGTTGGTGCTGGCGCTCATCATGCTGCCGATCATGGCCGCGGTCATGGTGCGCGCACAGGTCCCCGAGGCGCGGGCGGCGCTGGACGCCGTCAGGGGCCGGATTTCGGGCCGCGACGGGGGCCCGCGCGCCTCGGTGGCGTCCCGCAAACCGACTGCGCCGGATGGATCGTCTCGGCAGGGCCGCGTCACGTACCCTGAGCAGAGGAATTCGTCCCCGCCGGGGGTAAATGCGGTCCAGGAGCCGATCCGGCGCAGGCCTCCGGAGCGGGTCGCCAGCGCCCGCGGAGCGAAAGGACCGGAGGTGACCGAACGCCCACTGGAGAGCGCGTCCAGCGCTGGATCCGGCTTGGGGTCAGGCGCCGATCTACCGCGGCCGGTCGCCGACGACTTCCAACCCGACATCCCGCCCGAACCCGAAGCGGCGGGGCCACGCCCGTCCGATCGGCTGAACGGCGACCTCCCACCCGAATCGGCCCGCGGGCCAATCCCTTTCGATGCGCCCCGGGAACGCGGCGGGGAATCGGCGGCGTCCGCCGAGGATGTCCACCTGGTTCCCGGCGCCCGCATCGCCGGTGGCCGGTATCGGCTGCTGGTCTTCCACGGCGGCGCACCGCCCCTGCAGTTCTGGCAGGCGCTGGACACCAAGCTGGACCGACAGGTCGCGCTGACCTTCGTCGATCCGGACGGAGCGCTGCCCCACGAGGTGCTGCAGGACATCCTGTCCCGCACCTTGCGGCTCAGCCGGATCGACAAGCCCGGCATCGCCCGGGTGCTCGACGTCGTCCACACCGGTTCCGGCGGCTTGGTGGTCTCGGAGTGGATCCGCGGCGGTTCGCTCCAGGAGGTGGCCGACACCGCGCCGTCGCCCGTGGGCGCCGTGCGGGCGATGCAGTCGCTCGCCGCCGCCGCCGACGCCGCCCACCGCGCCGGCGTCGCGCTGTCGATCGACCACCCCAGCCGGGTGCGTGTGAGCATCGAGGGCGACGTCGTGCTGGCCTACCCCGCGACCATGCCCGACGCCAACCCGCAGGGCGACATCCGCGGAATCGGCGCCTCGCTGTATGCCCTCCTGGTCAACCGGTGGCCGCTGCCGGAGTCCGGGGTGCGGAGCGGGCTCGCTCCGGCCGAGCGGGATTCCACGGGCAATCCCGTCGAGCCCATGGCCGTCGACCGCGGCATCCCCTTCCAGATTTCCGCGGTCGCGGTTCGGGCCGTTCAGGAGGATGGCGGAATACGCAGCGCCTCAACACTTTTGAACCTGCTGCAGCAGGCGACGGCGGTCGCCGATCGCACCGAGATACTCGGTCCGATCGACGATTCGCCGGCGCTGCCCACCGCGCGCGTGTCGACCGGTCGGGAGTACGCGACCTTCGCGCGCCGGCGCCGCAACGTGTTGATCGGTGTCGGCGCCGCCCTGGCCGTCATCGTGGTGGCGTTGCTGGTTCTCGCGTCGGTGGTGAGCAAGATCTTCGGCAACGTAGGCGGTGGCCTCAACAGAGACGAGCTCGGGCTGAACGGGCCCTCGTCGTCGACGGCGACGCCGACACCCAGCTCCGCCGCCGCCGGCAACGTCGTCAAACCCACCAAGGCGACCGTGTTCTCCCCCGACGGCGACGCCGACAACCCGGGCCAGGCGGCCCAAACCATCGATGGCGACCCCACCACCTCCTGGTCGACCGAGATCTATACCGACGCCGTCCCCTTCCCCGGTTTCAAGCAGGGCGAGGGGCTGATGTTGCAGCTACCGAACCCCACCGTGGTGGGCCAAGTCAGCCTCGACGTTTCCAGCACGGGAACCAAGGTGGAGATTCGCTCGTCGTCCACGCCGTCGCCATCGAAGCTGGAGGACACCACCGTGCTGGTTCCGGCCTTTGCGCTCAAGCCGGGTCGTAACGTCATCCCGGTCAGGGCCGGCGCGCCGACGTCGAATCTGCTGGTGTGGATTTCCACGCTGGGAACCACCAACGGCAAGAGCCAGGCCAGCATCTCGGAGATCACGGTCCAGGCCGCCTCCTGA
- a CDS encoding DUF6049 family protein yields MTAPRLCWTGLLRVAAVVGIVAGFAVLTGSVAPRVAAGEPGSTPFVHVRIDQVTPDVVTAASQPVVTVSGMVINIGDRPVRDVMVRLEHAAAVTASAALRTSLDGSTDQYQPAADFLTVAPELQRGQEAGFTLSAPLRALTKSSLGIEKPGIYPVLVNVNGTPDYGAPARLDNARFLLPVVGVPPDHAADLDSAVAPDTSKPVWITMLWPLADRPRLAPGVPGGTIPVRLVDDDLATSLAAGGRLDTLLSAAEVATSHDVDPDGAVGRALCLAVDPDLLVTVNAMTGGYVVSNSPDGPAQLPGTPTHPGTGQAAAAEWLNRLRGLAHRMCVAPLPYAQADLDALQRVNDPGLSAAAAASVGGIVDRILDIPSIRGATLLPDGPLTGRAVTLLSANDNTVAIAAADMSGQDSGSDAAPRRLSPQVVVAPFDPAVGAALAGAGDSPATPTYLDPSLTVRLAHDSDTARRQDALGSIFWRALQRDAAPRTQILVPPATWSLRADDARVILAALGTTIHSGLGVPRPLPAVIADAAARNEPPEQSGELGDSGSERGRFNDDVTAGIAGQVGRLWGLTSALSTDERTGLTGVQYTAPLREDMLRALSQSEPPDARNGLAQQRLAVVGKTINDLFGAVTIVNPGGSYTLATEHSPLPLALHNGLAVPIRVRLQVDAPPGMTVTDVGQIEMPPGYLPLRVPIEVNFTQRVAVDVTLRTPDGMRLGEPVRLSVHSNAYGKVLFAITMTAAAVLVLLAGRRLWHRFRGQPDRADLDRPDPPHARPADLPERVVVDQEHRV; encoded by the coding sequence GTGACCGCGCCGCGACTCTGCTGGACCGGCCTGTTGCGCGTCGCCGCGGTGGTCGGCATCGTGGCCGGTTTTGCGGTGCTCACCGGGTCCGTGGCGCCGCGCGTGGCCGCGGGCGAGCCGGGATCGACACCGTTTGTCCATGTCCGCATCGACCAGGTGACCCCGGACGTGGTCACCGCGGCGAGTCAACCCGTCGTCACCGTCAGCGGAATGGTAATCAACATCGGTGACCGCCCCGTCCGCGACGTGATGGTCCGGCTCGAACACGCCGCGGCGGTCACCGCCTCGGCGGCCCTGCGCACCTCCCTGGATGGGAGCACGGACCAGTACCAGCCCGCCGCGGACTTCCTCACGGTGGCCCCCGAACTGCAACGCGGACAAGAAGCCGGCTTCACGCTGTCGGCCCCCCTGCGCGCCTTGACCAAGTCGTCCCTGGGCATCGAGAAGCCCGGGATCTACCCCGTCTTGGTCAACGTCAACGGAACACCCGACTATGGCGCCCCCGCCCGGCTCGACAACGCACGGTTCCTCCTACCCGTGGTCGGCGTGCCACCCGATCACGCCGCGGACCTCGATTCCGCCGTCGCGCCCGACACCTCCAAACCCGTGTGGATCACCATGCTGTGGCCGCTGGCCGACCGGCCCCGGCTGGCCCCCGGCGTACCCGGCGGCACCATCCCGGTCCGCCTCGTCGACGACGACCTGGCCACCTCGCTGGCCGCCGGCGGCCGGCTGGACACCCTGCTGTCCGCCGCCGAGGTCGCCACCAGCCACGACGTCGACCCCGACGGCGCCGTCGGCCGCGCGCTGTGCCTGGCCGTCGACCCGGACCTGCTGGTCACCGTCAACGCGATGACCGGCGGCTACGTGGTGTCCAACTCGCCCGACGGCCCCGCTCAACTGCCGGGCACCCCGACGCATCCGGGCACCGGCCAGGCCGCCGCGGCCGAATGGCTGAACCGGCTGCGCGGGCTTGCCCACCGGATGTGCGTGGCGCCGCTGCCCTACGCGCAAGCCGACCTGGACGCCCTGCAGCGTGTCAACGATCCCGGGCTGAGCGCCGCCGCCGCCGCCAGCGTCGGCGGCATCGTCGACCGCATCCTGGACATCCCCTCCATCCGCGGGGCCACGCTGCTGCCCGACGGCCCGTTGACCGGCCGGGCGGTCACCCTGCTCAGCGCCAACGACAACACGGTCGCCATCGCCGCCGCCGACATGTCCGGCCAGGATTCGGGGAGCGACGCCGCGCCCAGGCGCTTGTCGCCCCAGGTGGTGGTCGCGCCGTTCGACCCGGCCGTCGGCGCCGCGCTGGCCGGCGCGGGCGACAGCCCGGCCACCCCTACCTATCTGGACCCGTCGCTGACGGTTCGGCTCGCGCACGACTCGGACACCGCCCGACGCCAGGACGCGCTGGGGTCCATCTTCTGGCGCGCTTTGCAGCGCGACGCCGCGCCCCGCACCCAGATCCTGGTCCCGCCGGCGACGTGGAGCCTGCGGGCCGACGACGCGCGCGTCATCTTGGCGGCGCTGGGCACCACCATCCACTCCGGTCTGGGTGTGCCGCGACCGCTACCGGCCGTGATCGCCGACGCCGCGGCCCGCAACGAGCCTCCGGAGCAATCGGGCGAGTTGGGGGACTCGGGCTCCGAGCGTGGTCGATTCAACGACGACGTCACCGCCGGCATCGCCGGCCAGGTCGGCCGCCTGTGGGGTCTGACCTCGGCGTTGAGCACCGACGAGCGCACCGGGTTGACCGGCGTCCAGTACACCGCGCCGCTGCGCGAGGACATGCTGCGCGCGTTGAGCCAATCGGAACCGCCCGATGCCCGCAACGGCCTGGCCCAGCAGCGCCTGGCGGTGGTCGGCAAGACGATCAACGACCTGTTCGGCGCGGTGACGATCGTCAACCCCGGCGGCTCCTACACCCTGGCCACCGAACACAGCCCGCTCCCGCTGGCGCTGCACAACGGCCTCGCCGTTCCCATCCGGGTGCGGCTGCAGGTCGACGCCCCGCCCGGGATGACCGTCACCGACGTCGGCCAGATCGAAATGCCGCCCGGGTACCTGCCCCTTCGGGTGCCGATCGAAGTGAACTTCACCCAACGGGTCGCCGTCGACGTGACGCTGCGGACCCCGGATGGCATGCGGCTGGGCGAGCCGGTGCGCCTGTCGGTGCATTCCAACGCCTACGGCAAGGTGCTGTTCGCCATCACGATGACGGCCGCGGCGGTGCTGGTGCTGCTGGCCGGACGGCGGCTTTGGCACCGTTTCCGCGGCCAGCCCGACCGCGCCGACCTGGACCGCCCGGATCCACCCCACGCCAGACCCGCCGACCTGCCCGAACGGGTCGTCGTCGATCAAGAACACCGGGTATGA
- a CDS encoding DUF2563 family protein — protein sequence MFVDIDLLHSGARESHRAGEHAQEGVEQLARGPLLPGMFGGFSAAETFHDAVSAAHAQHVKGLRGHRETLTELGRKGHYAANGFADMDDRNAAEMRAVRCASATSALRI from the coding sequence ATGTTCGTCGACATTGACTTGCTGCACTCGGGGGCCCGCGAGTCGCACCGCGCGGGCGAGCACGCGCAAGAGGGCGTTGAGCAGCTGGCGCGGGGCCCGCTGCTCCCCGGGATGTTCGGGGGCTTTTCGGCGGCCGAAACCTTTCACGACGCGGTGTCCGCTGCGCACGCCCAACACGTTAAAGGTCTGCGGGGCCACCGGGAGACGCTGACCGAACTCGGCCGCAAGGGGCACTATGCCGCCAACGGGTTCGCCGACATGGATGACCGCAACGCCGCAGAAATGCGGGCGGTGCGATGCGCCTCCGCTACATCAGCACTCCGCATCTGA
- a CDS encoding NUDIX hydrolase: MSDGEQAKPRRRRGRRRHRGAAGTAENQTDGQAAGGSAATQPRRSRSPRGAPERLRTVHETSAGGLVIDGIDGPRDEQLAALIGRVDRRGRMLWSLPKGHIELGETAEQTAIREVAEETGIRGSVLAALGRIDYWFVTDGRRVHKTVHHYLMRFSGGELSDDDLEVAEVAWVPIRELPSRLAYADERRLAQVADELIDKLQSDGPAALPPLPPSSPRRRPQTHSRTRHSDRPITGRKNGHGPGP; this comes from the coding sequence GTGTCGGACGGCGAACAAGCCAAACCGCGTCGACGCCGAGGACGGCGCCGGCATCGTGGCGCTGCCGGGACGGCCGAAAACCAGACGGACGGCCAAGCGGCCGGCGGCTCGGCAGCGACTCAACCGCGTCGATCCCGCTCGCCTCGCGGCGCGCCGGAGCGGCTGCGCACCGTGCACGAAACATCCGCCGGCGGGCTGGTCATCGACGGCATCGACGGCCCGCGCGACGAGCAGCTCGCGGCGCTGATCGGTCGCGTCGATCGGCGCGGACGGATGCTGTGGTCGCTGCCCAAGGGCCACATCGAGCTCGGCGAGACCGCCGAGCAGACCGCCATTCGCGAAGTCGCCGAGGAGACCGGGATTCGCGGCAGCGTGCTGGCCGCGCTCGGGCGCATCGACTACTGGTTCGTCACCGATGGCCGCCGGGTGCACAAGACCGTGCACCACTATTTGATGCGCTTCTCCGGCGGAGAGCTGTCCGACGACGACCTCGAAGTCGCCGAGGTGGCTTGGGTGCCGATCCGGGAACTGCCGTCCCGGCTGGCCTATGCGGACGAACGCCGGCTGGCCCAGGTGGCCGACGAGCTGATCGACAAGCTGCAAAGCGACGGTCCCGCCGCGCTTCCGCCGCTGCCGCCCAGCTCGCCCCGGCGGCGCCCGCAGACGCATTCGCGCACCCGGCATTCCGACAGACCCATCACGGGCCGGAAGAACGGTCACGGGCCAGGGCCGTGA